GAGCGGGTGGGGAAGGACACGCTGCTGTCGCGCATCGTCCAGCGGGTGAGCGAGGCCCAGCGCTCGCGCGCGCCCATCCAGCGGCTGGCGGACAAGGTGGCCGCGGTGTTCGTCCCGGCGGTCATCGCGGTGTCGGTGCTCACCTTCCTCGTCTGGGCCTTCCTCGGGCCCGAGCCGCGGCTGGCGTACGCGCTGGTGAACGCGGTGGCGGTGCTCATCATCGCCTGCCCGTGCGCGCTGGGCCTGGCCACGCCCATGTCCGTGGTGGTGGGGACGGGCAAGGGCGCCGGGGTGGGCGTGCTCATCCGCGACGCCGAGGCGCTGGAGCTGCTGGAGAAGGTGGACACCCTGGTGGTGGACAAGACGGGCACGCTGACGGAGGGCAAGCCCAAGCTGGTGTCGGTGGTGGCCGCGGAGGGCATGGACGAGGCGCGGCTGCTGCACCTGGCGGCGAGCCTGGAGCGGGGCAGCGAGCACCCGCTGGCGGCGGCGGTGGTGGCGGGGGCCGAGGCGCGCGGGGCGGTGCTGTCGGCGGCGCGGGGCTTCCGCTCGGTGACGGGCAAGGGAGTGACGGGGCGGGTGGACGGCGCGGAGGTGGCGCTGGGCAACGTGGCGATGCTCGAGTCGCTGGGCGTGGACGCGGAGGCGCTGCGGCCTCGCGCGGAGGCGCTGCGGCGCGAGGGGCAGACGGTGATGTACGTGGCGGTGGAGGGCAGGCCGGCGGGGCTGCTCGGGGTAGCGGACCCCATCAAGGCCACCACGGCCGAGGCTCTGGCCACGCTGCACCGCGAGGGCGTGCGGGTGGTGATGCTCACGGGAGACAGCCGCACCACGGCCGAGGCGGTGGCGCGCCAGCTGGGCATCGACGAGGTGGTGGCCGAGGTGCTGCCCGAGGGCAAGGGCGACGTGGTGAAGCGGCTGCAGGCCAGTGGCCGCACGGTGGCGATGGCGGGCGACGGGGTGAACGACGCGCCGGCACTGGCGCAGGCGGACGTGGGCATCGCGATGGGAACGGGGACGGACATCGCGATGGAGAGCGCGTCGGTGACGCTGGTGAAGGGTGATTTGAGAGGGATTGCCCGGGCGCGGCGGCTGAGCCGGGGCACGCTGCGCAACATCCGGCAGAACCTCTTCTTCGCCTTCGTCTACAACTCGCTGGGCGTGCCCATCGCGGCGGGCGTGCTCTACCCCTTCTTCGGGTGGCTGCTGAGCCCCATGCTCGCGGCGGCGGCGATGAGCCTCTCGTCGGTGTCCGTCATCGGCAACGCGCTGCGTCTGCGCAGGCTGCACCTGTGACGTGTCGTTTCCCTGACAGCACCCGGCACTGAACACCGCTCTCGTTCCGTGGTTGGAGCGTGCGCCTCCTGGGTTTATTGCTTCGTGCCGTGCTTGGCGGTGCGCGGCGGCGCGCACGACTGGAGGGACGACAATGAGGCGCGGGGCCCGTGTTTCCTGGATGCTCGCTGCCCTGCTATGCGCCGGGGCGGCTTCCGCGGAGGACCCTCCCAAGGGGGCTCCGCCTCCCAAGCTGCCTCCCGGCGTCTCCGCCATCCTGTGGAAGATCTCCGTGCCTCCCGGCCGCGAGCCCACGCCGGAGAAGGTGGCCCTGGGCCAGAAGCTCTTCCTCGACAAGCGGCTGTCCATCGACGACTCCGTCGCCTGCTCCACCTGTCATGACCCCGAGAAGGGCTTCGTGGATGGCCTGCCGGTCTCCGAGGGCGTCGAGAAGCGCAAGGGCATGCGCAACAGCCCCACCGTCCTCAATGCCATGTTCAACGCCACCCAGTTCTGGGACGGCCGCGCGCCCACGCTCGAGGAGCAGGCGAAGCTGCCCATCCTCAACCCGGTGGAGATGGCCATGCCCTCGCCCGAGGCGGTGGTGGCCAAGGTGCGTGGCATCCCCGAGTACGCCACGGAGTTCCAGCGCGTCTTCGGGCGCGAGGTGAACTTCGATGACCTGGCCTCCGCCATCGCCGCCTTCGAGCGCACCCAGTTCTCCGGCAACGCGCCCTTCGACCGCTTCCTCCTCCAGGGAGAGGAGAAGGCCCTGGACGCCTCGGCGAAGCGCGGCTGGGCCCTCTTCAACGGCAAGGCCCGCTGCAACGAGTGCCACGCGGCCAACGCCACCTCGCCGCTGTTCTCGGACCAGAAGTTCCACAACATCGGCATCGCGGCGCACAAGCAGGACTTCGTGAAGCTCGCCCAGCAGGGTCTGCGCGTGGTGCGCACCGGAGACGAGAAGCAGATCGACGAGCTGGCGCTGCAGACGGAGTTCTCCGAGCTGGGCCGCTTCCTGGTGACGAAGCAGGACAACGACGTGGGCAGCTTCAAGACGCCCACGCTGCGCAACATCGGCATCACCGCGCCCTACATGCACGACGGCTCGCTGGCCACGCTGTGGGACGTAATGGACCACTACAACAAGGGCGGCATCGCCAATCCCTTCCTGGACGGCGGCATGCAGCGGCTGGGCCTCACGGAGGCGGAGCTCGACGACGTGGTGGCCTTCCTCTTCACCCTCACGGACGAGCGCTACACGAAGCTCAACGCGAAGGAGCTCGCGCGGCAGCGCGGGCGCAAGAACGTGCGTCCGGAGCGGGACACCGCGGTGGCCCTGGGCAAGAAGGGCAGCCTGGGAGACATCGGCTTCAGCCCGAACGTCCAGGTGAAGAACCCCGCGGACGTCGGCGTGTACGGGGACGAGACGTCGGAAGGCAAGACAGCGGACAAGGCGAAGGCACCGGCGAAGTAGGAGGCGCACGGCCCATGGGCAAGGGATACAAGAGCATCGAGACGAAGTACTACGAGGAGCGCGCCGCCTTCTTCGACGAGCTGGGGAAGCTGGATCGCCGGGCCTTCCTGCGCGTGGCGGGCCTGTCCGCTGGCATCGCCGCGGGCATGGGGCTGGTGACGCCGCAGGGCTTCCAGCTCGTCCGCGTCGCCGAGGCGCAGGGCTCCAAGCCTCGCTTCAGCTTCGCGTACATCTCGGACACGCACCTCTATACGAAGGATCTCAACGACCGTTTCGTGCGCTCCATCCTGCGCGCGGTGGACGACGTCAACGCGTTGGATCCGCAGCCGGACTTCGTCCTCTTCGGCGGGGACCTGGCGCAGCTTGGCCAGCGCGAGGAGCTGAAGCTGGGCGCGGAGATCCTCAAGGCCGTCAAGGCGCCCGTGAAGATGATGGTGGGCGAGCACGACTGGTTCCTCGACATGGGCGAGATGTGGCGCGAGCTGTTCGGCGCGCCCACCTACTCGTTCGATCACAAGGGCGTGCACTTCGTGGTGCTCAACTCCATCCTGGAGAAGGACTTCTGGACGGAGCGGGGCTACTCGCCCATGGAGCGCATGAAGGTCGTCGCGGGCCTGGACAACGCCATCCAGTCCCGCTTCGAGGTGGGGGCCGAGCAGCGCAAGTGGCTCGAGCAGGACCTGGCCAAGGTGGACAAGAAGACGCCGCTCATCGTCTTCAGCCACTCGCCGCTCTACAAGTACTACCGGCCGTGGAACTTCTGGACGGATGACGCGGACGAGGTGCAGGCCCTGCTGCGCCCCTTCCAGCAGGTGACCGTCATCCACGGGCACACGCACCAGCTGCTCACCAACCGCATCGGCAACATCGACTTCCACGGGATGCTGTCCACCGCGTGGCCGTGGCCCTACGCGCCCGAGGGCCTGCCCTCGCTCACCGTGCAGATGAACCGGCCGGATCCCTTCAGCAACTTCGATGGCATGGGCACCGGGAGGGTCGACGTGCTGGAGGCCGGCGCCGTGGACAAGCTGTACCGGCTGTGGGACCGCGCCCCCATCTCCGTGCGCGCCAGCTACCTCGCGTCCAATGGGAAGAAGGACGCTCCCCCCCGCCCCAAGCTGCCCAGCTACTAGCGAGTACCCCCGAGAGAAAGCCATGACCCACCGGAAGAAGCTCCTCACCGGCCTGTGCGCGCTGCTGTCCGGAGTGGGCGGCGCGGCGCTGGCCACTGACTCCGTTCCCGGCGAGCTCCCCCGCCACGAGCTGCCTCCCTCCAAGGACGGCAACCTCGTGCTCGGCCTGTGTGACGGCGAGACGTCCCTGGAAGTGAAGGGGGTGAAGGAGGGCGAGCCGCTGTCGCGCGCCCAGGCCTTGGAGGTGACGTCGAAGCTGATGGAGGAGTGGCGCCGCAAGAACCCGGACGCGCGCTGGGACGTGGTGGCCCAGGCGCCTGCTCCCAAGCCGCCGGGGCCCGCGAATCCCCAGGGCCCACGCAGCCCACCCGCGGTGGCGCCCACGCCGCAGAAGCCCTCCGCCGGCAAGTCGAACCAGGCGGAAGGCCCCACCGCGTCCTCGGGTGCTCCGGGCATGGCGGAGAAGAAGGACGCCCACGTCCAGACGGGCCACACCTACGGCGCCTTCAGCCAGCGGGACGAGGAGCTCTGGGCCGCCTCCACGCAGGCCTTCGTGGAGGAGGGCAACCGGGTGTTCCACGATGCGGATGCGCTCGGGAGCAAGGTGGCGGTGTCCTGTGACATGTGCCACCCGGACGCGGCCAATACGCACCCGGAGACCTATCCCAAGTACCAGGTGCAGTTCGGCCGCGTGGCGCTGCTGCGCGACATGATCAACTGGTGCATCGAGAACCCGGTGCGCGGAAAGCCCCTGGCGGACAACGATCCGAAGATGCGGGCCATGGAGGCCTACATCTACGCGAAGCGCAAGGGCGTGCCGTTGGAGTTCGGCAAGCACTAGGGGCGGTCGTAGAGCAGGGCGACCGCCTGGATGGAGCCGCCATCCACGTGTCCCTCCGAGACGCGGACCTGCTCATGCCCCAGGCCGATGGCGTGGCCGATGGCGTGGAGGACGTCGTCGGTGCCAGACGTGTCGGCGAGCGTGAGGGGCTGCTCGCCGCCGGCCCGCCCGACGTAGGAGCGGCAGTCCTCTCCCCGGGTGAAGGCCACGTAGTGGGGATGGCGCAAGGCGTTGTCAGGCGTCCGCTCGACGAAGCGGATTCCCGTCCGCTGCTGCCACTGCTGAAGGGCGGCGGTGACCCGCTCCGGGTGGGGGAGGTCCGGCGACACCGTGTAGGGGATGACGCCCTCGGGCCAGGCCTGACGGATGGCGAGAATGCCCATGCCCTCCAGTCGTGACGAGGGACCCGTCCGGGCGGAGATCCGCTCCTCGGCCTTCTCCATCAACCGGGTGGGCCCCAGGACGATGTCGTTCTCGAGAATGGCGAGGCCCCGGTCATCGGTGTAACGAACCTCGAGCACCTGGCCGGAAGAGGCATCCCGCAGGTGGCCTTGGTGAACGGTGGACGGCGCGGCGAAGGCCGCTGTCGATAGGACAAGGCCCAGCGCGGAGACGGAGAGAGGGAGGAGGTTCTTCTTCGACATGGACGGCCCCTTATGGTCCGGGTCCGAGGACCCACGACAGGAAGAGGGCGTCCAGGGCGGGATGTGATGAACGGGGAATGTCCCGGGGACGCATACCCTTCGAGGCAGGGGAGTCAGGGCCTGTACGAGTGGCTGTCCACCCGCTCCCTCCACGGGCGGACGGAGTACGTCCAGAAGCCGTATCCCGGTGGGCGGCAGGGTGTACGTCCGCCTGGCACCGGCCGGGGGCACCGCTGAGCCTCCTGGAAGCGTGCACTCGCCGGGCATCCCATTAGACTGGGGCCCATGTTTTCTTCTCGTGAGGAAGGGCGTGGCCCGGCCGCGCCGTCAGGACTCGTCTCGGTGGTCCGGCTCCCCCAGAGCTGGTTCATTCTCTGCGCCTCGCGCGAGCTGGGCCGCAAGCCGCTCGCGCGCATGCTGCAGGGCACGCCGCTCGTCCTCTTCCGCAACGAGGCCGGCAAGCCCGCCGCGCTGGTGGACCGTTGCCCCCACCGCAACGTGCCCCTGTCCATGGGCAAGGTGGTGGGCGGCCAGCTCCAGTGTGGCTACCACGGCTGGCGCTTCGACGCCGCCGGCCAGTGCCGCGCCATCCCCGGCCTGCTCGGCGAGCCCGGCGCGAAGTCCCGCTGCGCCTCCTCGCATGCCACGCGCGAGCAGGACGGCTTCGTCTGGGTGTACTCCACCCCCGGCGTCGAGCCCACGACCGAGCCCTACCGCTTCCCCCTGCTGGATGCCCACGGCTACAGCACCGTGCGCCGCACCCTGCGCGCGAAGGGCTCGCTGCACTCCCTGCTGGAGAACACGCTCGACGTGCCCCACACGGCCTTCCTTCACGGCGGCCTGTTCCGCACCGAGAAGAAGAAGAATGAAATCGACGTGGTGGTGCGCCGGGGCGCCGACCGCGTGGAGGCCGAGTACATCGGCGAGCCCCGTCCGGAGGGCCTCGCCGCCCGGCTGCTGGCCCCGGGGGGTGGCGTGGTGCAGCACTTCGACCGCTTCCTGCTGCCCTCCATCGCCCAGGTGGAGTACCGGCTCGGCGATGACAGCCACGTCATCATCACCTCGGCGATGACGCCCGCGGACGACTGGGACACGCTGGTGTACGCCGTCGTTACCTTCCGCATGCCGCTGCCGCACTGGCTGGTGAAGCCCTTCATCACCCCGGTGGCCCTGCACATCTTCGGGCAGGACGCCAAGATTCTGGAGCGCCAGACGGAGACCATCCGCCGCTTCGGCTCCGAGACGTTCGCCTCCACCGAGGTGGACGTGCTCGGCCCGCCCATCCTCCGCCTGCTGCGCCAGGCCGAGCGCGAGAAGGTGGCCACCTCGGCCGAGGTGCAGGAGACGCGGCTGAAGATGCAGGTGTGAGCGGGGCGCTCCTGCGCGCCACCGGACAATTCGGGACCTTCCGGGCTGACCGAGTTTCCACCAGCGTACAGAGCCGCGAGAGGGGGCATGGCCGGAAGTCGGGGGGAATTGTCACCCTGCGGGCATGCTCCCCACGCTGACCACCGAGAAACTCGTCTTCGCGCAGTCCGTGGATGCCCTCTTCGTGCGCGCCCTGGGACCGCACCTCTCGCGGGAGGGGCGGCGCCGGCTGAAGGACATGGGGCTGGACCTGAACGAGCCGCTGCGGCCGGCCTACGGGCTGGAGCTGTGGAAGGCCTTCCTGCGGGTGGCGGTGAGCGATGTCTTCCCGGCGGCCCCGCCCCAGGAGGCGTGGTGTGGCCTGGGCGAGCGCTACCTGCAGGGCTTCCGGCAGACGGCGCAGGGGCGGGCGAGCATGTCGCTCGTGACGCGGCTGGGGCCGAGGCACACGCTGGAGCGCGTGCCGCACAACGTACGGGC
The sequence above is drawn from the Archangium gephyra genome and encodes:
- a CDS encoding cytochrome-c peroxidase; translated protein: MRRGARVSWMLAALLCAGAASAEDPPKGAPPPKLPPGVSAILWKISVPPGREPTPEKVALGQKLFLDKRLSIDDSVACSTCHDPEKGFVDGLPVSEGVEKRKGMRNSPTVLNAMFNATQFWDGRAPTLEEQAKLPILNPVEMAMPSPEAVVAKVRGIPEYATEFQRVFGREVNFDDLASAIAAFERTQFSGNAPFDRFLLQGEEKALDASAKRGWALFNGKARCNECHAANATSPLFSDQKFHNIGIAAHKQDFVKLAQQGLRVVRTGDEKQIDELALQTEFSELGRFLVTKQDNDVGSFKTPTLRNIGITAPYMHDGSLATLWDVMDHYNKGGIANPFLDGGMQRLGLTEAELDDVVAFLFTLTDERYTKLNAKELARQRGRKNVRPERDTAVALGKKGSLGDIGFSPNVQVKNPADVGVYGDETSEGKTADKAKAPAK
- a CDS encoding DUF2378 family protein, encoding MLPTLTTEKLVFAQSVDALFVRALGPHLSREGRRRLKDMGLDLNEPLRPAYGLELWKAFLRVAVSDVFPAAPPQEAWCGLGERYLQGFRQTAQGRASMSLVTRLGPRHTLERVPHNVRAGNNFNEVRVEELGTHGATLWMKDVAADNPFFACGFLAETLRAAGAGDISVHPVAFDGTAATFRLTWTHAATRPAAAGLTRR
- a CDS encoding aromatic ring-hydroxylating oxygenase subunit alpha, with the translated sequence MFSSREEGRGPAAPSGLVSVVRLPQSWFILCASRELGRKPLARMLQGTPLVLFRNEAGKPAALVDRCPHRNVPLSMGKVVGGQLQCGYHGWRFDAAGQCRAIPGLLGEPGAKSRCASSHATREQDGFVWVYSTPGVEPTTEPYRFPLLDAHGYSTVRRTLRAKGSLHSLLENTLDVPHTAFLHGGLFRTEKKKNEIDVVVRRGADRVEAEYIGEPRPEGLAARLLAPGGGVVQHFDRFLLPSIAQVEYRLGDDSHVIITSAMTPADDWDTLVYAVVTFRMPLPHWLVKPFITPVALHIFGQDAKILERQTETIRRFGSETFASTEVDVLGPPILRLLRQAEREKVATSAEVQETRLKMQV
- a CDS encoding M12 family metallopeptidase, whose translation is MSKKNLLPLSVSALGLVLSTAAFAAPSTVHQGHLRDASSGQVLEVRYTDDRGLAILENDIVLGPTRLMEKAEERISARTGPSSRLEGMGILAIRQAWPEGVIPYTVSPDLPHPERVTAALQQWQQRTGIRFVERTPDNALRHPHYVAFTRGEDCRSYVGRAGGEQPLTLADTSGTDDVLHAIGHAIGLGHEQVRVSEGHVDGGSIQAVALLYDRP
- a CDS encoding c-type cytochrome, whose protein sequence is MTHRKKLLTGLCALLSGVGGAALATDSVPGELPRHELPPSKDGNLVLGLCDGETSLEVKGVKEGEPLSRAQALEVTSKLMEEWRRKNPDARWDVVAQAPAPKPPGPANPQGPRSPPAVAPTPQKPSAGKSNQAEGPTASSGAPGMAEKKDAHVQTGHTYGAFSQRDEELWAASTQAFVEEGNRVFHDADALGSKVAVSCDMCHPDAANTHPETYPKYQVQFGRVALLRDMINWCIENPVRGKPLADNDPKMRAMEAYIYAKRKGVPLEFGKH
- a CDS encoding metallophosphoesterase family protein produces the protein MGKGYKSIETKYYEERAAFFDELGKLDRRAFLRVAGLSAGIAAGMGLVTPQGFQLVRVAEAQGSKPRFSFAYISDTHLYTKDLNDRFVRSILRAVDDVNALDPQPDFVLFGGDLAQLGQREELKLGAEILKAVKAPVKMMVGEHDWFLDMGEMWRELFGAPTYSFDHKGVHFVVLNSILEKDFWTERGYSPMERMKVVAGLDNAIQSRFEVGAEQRKWLEQDLAKVDKKTPLIVFSHSPLYKYYRPWNFWTDDADEVQALLRPFQQVTVIHGHTHQLLTNRIGNIDFHGMLSTAWPWPYAPEGLPSLTVQMNRPDPFSNFDGMGTGRVDVLEAGAVDKLYRLWDRAPISVRASYLASNGKKDAPPRPKLPSY